Within Triticum dicoccoides isolate Atlit2015 ecotype Zavitan chromosome 1B, WEW_v2.0, whole genome shotgun sequence, the genomic segment TATCACGCAATATCACAAAGATGCGTACGTGAGTGACAGACTGCGCTGCAGTAGGGCCGGCGTCGTCAGTGAAGGGACGAATATGGCTGGAAGCTGCAGCACGCCGCCCCCAGCAGCAGCAGTCCACCGGGGAAGGCGACGTCCTAACGGCCGCCCAAGCCCGCCTATAAATCCCAACGGATCTCCCCGCCGTAACCACACACCAACGATCGTCGTCTCGTACGACCCCCAACACGTGCGTTGCTGGTAGTTACAGTAATAGTGGGCCATGGCGACGATGAGAGCCGCGCTGCTTGGCGCCGTGGTGCTACTGTGCGCGCTCCGTCACGGCGGAGCGCAGCGGTACGAGGCCATCTACAGCTTCGGCGACTCCATCTCCGACACCGGCAACCTCTGCGTCGGCGGCTGCCCGTCGTGGCTCACCACGGGGCAGTCGCCCTACGGGGAGACCTTCTTCAAGCGCCCCACCGGCCGCTGCTCCGACGGCCGCGTCATCGTCGACTTCCTCGGTACCTACCAACTACTCTCTATGTAAGCTGTAAAGATGGCGGCCGACATGATGGTGAACGTGACAAAGTTGGTATATATGTGTGGGTGCAGCTGAGCACTTTGGGCTGCCGCTGCTGCCGGCGTCCAAGGCCGGCGGCGACTTCAAGAAGGGCGCCAACATGGCGATCATCGGCGCCAccaccatggacttcggcttcttccAGTCCATCGGCCTCAGCGACAAGATTTGGAACAACGGGCCCCTGGACACCCAGATCCAGTGGTTCCGGAAGCTCCTGCCGTCCGCCTGCGGCAAAGACTGCAAGAGGCATCTCTCCAAGTCCCTGTTCGTGGTGGGCGAGTTCGGCGGCAACGACTACAACGCGGCGCTCTTCTCCGGCCGGAGCATGGCCGACGTGAGGGGCTACGTGCCGCGGGTCGTCAGCCACATCGTCCGTGGCCTCGAGGTAACCTACCCCCTACTTTGTCCACCACCTCGCTAATCTCACTGACTCCTCTCAGGTAGGTGGCTCTCCCGGCCAGGTTTGCTGATGTGATCATCTAACACTGTGTGTGTTAATTTGGACGTATTTTTGTGCAGAACATGATCAGACTGGGCGCGATGGACGTGGTGGTGCCGGGGGTGCTCCCCATCGGGTGCTTCCCGATCTACCTGACCCTCTACGGCACCTCCAACGCCGGCGACTACGACGGCGATGGGTGCCTCAAGAGCTACAACGAACTCTCCACCCACCACAACTCGCTGCTCCGGCGGAGCCTCGGCAACCTCCAGAAGACCTACCCCCGCACCAGGATCATGTACGCCGACTTCTACGCGCAGGTCATCCAGATGATCCGGGCCCCTCAGAATTTCGGTAAGCTGATGCAATTTCGTCTTCAAAACTTCAGTTACatatctatttttttcttttttcttttcaaaaagagGATAACCCTCGACATCTGCATcatgacgatgcatgcagccatatctATATATACCAACCATGCATTTTCATGTTTAAATTTTTTCCCACGGTGCATTGTGGTACTAATGTGAAGTAGGAATATCCATCCTTGTGTAAAGTCGCTGTGCCCGGCCAAACATCCCTGGCCGGAGCAGCAATGCGACACCGTCTTTACATGTGAAGTAGGAATCCAGTTGCCGTGACAGAGTTGAAGTTTCGGTGATCACGACACGCACGTCCATTCGGTAGGTGTAGACAGGTAGCTAGGGCACACGGGGGCCATGCACGCACGGCTCATAGCCTACACCTAGCTACTCCTCGAGAGACATACATTTATCCAAAGTTGCGTCACAATACTGCTTTCTTAGACGTAGAGAAAAGCTGGCTAGGTGCATGCACAATAAGCTTTGGGAAATATGGTCTCCTGGATTCTTAGCCCACCGGCGACTCATTCGGCTAATTAGTGGTCGAATTATATATGCTCTCTCTTGGGACCATGACCCCTGTCTCTGTCCTGTCCATATAATTTGGGAATCAATACCCATCTAGCAAACCAGTTGGCATGCATGCATGTCCATCTAGCTAACGGAACACATGATCCAATTATTATGAAATGAGGGCGTGACAGTGTGCGTATAGTATAGTAATACTGACGCCAAAGCACTGTGCATGCATGTGACGGGCTCTTCTTTCCGTGTATAACGGTGTATAATTTGACAGAGAGATGCCCCGAAAAGTCATGTTCACGAAAATAATAATACTAGCATGCCCATGTTCATGATACTGTGCACGATCTCATCCATCACGTACTATAATCGTCTTCTCATGGTCATCACTACATATAGTTGACGTGACAAAGCGGCCGCGATCACGCATCAGGACGCATATTGATTGGCAGTGGTAGTAAAATGAAGAACAAGGATGCATGGTCTGATAAAAACGGCTTTGGTGTATGTGTGGTTTTCAGGCCTCAAGTACGGGCTGAAGGTGTGCTGCGGAGCCGGCGGGCAgggcaagtacaactacaacaacaAGGCGAGGTGCGGCATGTCCGGGGCGAGCGCCTGCTCCGACCCGCAGAACTACCTCATCTGGGACGGCATCCACCTCACCGAGGCGGCATACCGTTCGATCGCCAACGGGTGGCTCAAGGGGCCTTACTGCAGCCCCCGCATCCTGCACTGATcatttttatttatggattcgttgttttattttatttattttattgatTTGATGCGTTTTCTGATCAAGTGTGGTGGGATCGATCGATGcgtcgtgcatgtgtgtgtgtgtgtgtgtgtgtgtgtgaatgtaACAGCTAATTGATATGATGGATGCTCATGGGGTACTTAATTAATTATTAGGTTGCGTTCGGagaatgaatgaatgaataaaGCTAATTGATATGATGGAAGCCCCCCTGATTAACTAAACTGAGGAAATGAACTCAACGAGGTCATCATTTCCCTTGCTATGTTTCGTATGTTCCGCTTGAGCTTGATTTTGGCAATTGATTCCGCATTAATCCATTTGCTATGACGTTCGCGATCGATTTCCTTTATCCGCAATTTTCTTCAAGTCCGGCATGCATAtacgaaccaacatgtggttggatagtTATAAGgatagtggtatccccagcccatcagaGTTGAAGTCTAGGCTTAACATTGATGCTCGTATTTTATGGATTTATTTTAGGCCTTCTGATGATGTGCGTTCGGCAGGAGAAGACTTTTCCGTTGACTACAAAGACGTCTGTAGCGACTTCGTCCATCTCAAGACAATGTGTCACCTCAGTCTATCAAAGGTGCTAATAGGGGTAGTGTGTACGTGTGTGTTCATAAATGTGAGTGTATGTGCCTATGTATGAGCATCTACGTTGTATTGTGTTAAAAAAGTCAGGCGTGCACAT encodes:
- the LOC119348884 gene encoding GDSL esterase/lipase At5g45910-like, whose amino-acid sequence is MATMRAALLGAVVLLCALRHGGAQRYEAIYSFGDSISDTGNLCVGGCPSWLTTGQSPYGETFFKRPTGRCSDGRVIVDFLAEHFGLPLLPASKAGGDFKKGANMAIIGATTMDFGFFQSIGLSDKIWNNGPLDTQIQWFRKLLPSACGKDCKRHLSKSLFVVGEFGGNDYNAALFSGRSMADVRGYVPRVVSHIVRGLENMIRLGAMDVVVPGVLPIGCFPIYLTLYGTSNAGDYDGDGCLKSYNELSTHHNSLLRRSLGNLQKTYPRTRIMYADFYAQVIQMIRAPQNFGLKYGLKVCCGAGGQGKYNYNNKARCGMSGASACSDPQNYLIWDGIHLTEAAYRSIANGWLKGPYCSPRILH